From a single Streptomyces misionensis genomic region:
- a CDS encoding ComF family protein, whose product MRGWWRDLTDLVLPTDCAGCGAPRTTLCPRCRTALARGAPRRVRPLPEPPGLPVVYASAPYAEAVRALLLAHKERGALTLTGALGAAVAGAVRAGLGGPVGAFGVPGTVVLVPVPSARWAVRARGHDPVRRMALAAAGELRRTGIPARVAAVLRQRRPVADQAGLDARRRLANLAGALEVAKGGERLLGGGRVVLVDDLVTTGATLAEAARALREGTVWCRGRGNGAARPVYENATREGREERQTGTRPEKGKWVHGAVKNAAVNALGAPSYAAVIAAPRDTFEIAGN is encoded by the coding sequence ATGCGCGGGTGGTGGCGGGACCTCACCGACCTGGTGCTGCCGACCGACTGCGCGGGCTGCGGGGCACCTCGTACGACGCTCTGCCCGCGGTGCCGGACCGCACTGGCCCGGGGCGCGCCCCGGCGGGTGCGGCCGCTGCCGGAGCCGCCCGGGCTGCCGGTGGTGTACGCGTCGGCGCCCTATGCGGAGGCGGTGCGGGCGCTCCTCCTCGCCCACAAGGAGCGGGGCGCGCTGACGCTCACCGGAGCGCTGGGCGCGGCCGTGGCGGGTGCCGTGCGGGCGGGCCTCGGCGGACCGGTCGGGGCGTTCGGGGTGCCCGGGACCGTGGTACTCGTGCCGGTGCCGTCCGCCCGGTGGGCCGTGCGGGCGCGGGGGCACGATCCGGTGCGGCGGATGGCGCTCGCGGCGGCCGGCGAGTTGCGGCGCACCGGGATCCCGGCCCGGGTGGCGGCCGTGCTGCGCCAGCGCAGACCCGTGGCGGACCAGGCGGGGCTGGACGCGCGGCGGCGCCTTGCGAACCTCGCGGGCGCGCTGGAGGTCGCCAAGGGCGGTGAGCGGCTGCTCGGCGGCGGCCGGGTGGTGCTGGTCGACGACCTCGTCACCACCGGTGCCACGCTCGCGGAGGCGGCGCGAGCCCTGCGGGAGGGGACCGTCTGGTGCCGGGGGAGGGGAAACGGGGCCGCAAGGCCCGTGTACGAGAACGCAACTCGGGAAGGAAGGGAAGAACGACAGACCGGAACGCGACCGGAGAAGGGGAAGTGGGTGCACGGTGCAGTGAAAAACGCGGCGGTGAACGCCCTTGGCGCGCCCTCGTATGCGGCCGTGATCGCCGCTCCGCGGGACACCTTCGAAATAGCCGGGAACTGA
- the secA gene encoding preprotein translocase subunit SecA, whose product MSVLSKIMRAGEGKILRKLHRIADQVNSIEEDFVDLSDAELRALTDEYKQRYADGESLDDLLPEAFATVREAAKRVLGQRHYDVQLMGGAALHLGYVAEMKTGEGKTLVGTLPAYLNALSGDGVHIVTVNDYLAERDSEMMGRVHKFLGLDVGVILANMTPAQRREQYGCDITYGTNNEFGFDYLRDNMAWSKDELVQRGHNFAIVDEVDSILVDEARTPLIISGPADQATKWYGDFAKLVLRLKKGEAGNPLKGVEETGDYDVDEKKRTVAIHESGVSKVEDWLGIDNLYESVNTPLVGYLNNAIKAKELFKKDKDYVVIDGEVMIVDEHTGRILAGRRYNEGMHQAIEAKEGVEIKDENQTLATITLQNFFRLYKKLSGMTGTAMTEAAEFHQIYKLGVVPIPTNRPMIRKDQSDLIYRTEVAKFEAVVDDIAEKHEKGQPILVGTTSVEKSEYLSQQLSKRGIQHEVLNAKHHEREASIVAQAGRKGAVTVATNMAGRGTDIKLGGNPEDLAEAELRQRGLDPEEHIEEWAAALPAALEKAEQAVKAEKEEVEALGGLYVLGTERHESRRIDNQLRGRSGRQGDPGESRFYLSLGDDLMRLFKAQMVERVMSMANVPDDVPIENKMVTRAIASAQSQVEQQNFETRKNVLKYDEVLNRQREVIYGERRRVLEGEDLHEQIQHFMDDTIDAYVAAETAEGFPEDWDLDRLWGAFKQLYPVKVTIEELEDAAGDRAGLTAEFISESIKEDIHEQYEAREAQLGSEIMRELERRVVLSVLDRKWREHLYEMDYLQEGIGLRAMAQKDPLVEYQREGFDMFTAMMEGIKEESVGYLFNLEVQVEQQVEEVPVEEAEPVGEGVQDAVPAQAGAGRPEIRAKGLDVPQRRDLHFSAPTVDGEGGIVERDLEDDGPVRSESDGLTRAERRKQAKGGRRRKK is encoded by the coding sequence GTGTCCGTCCTCTCGAAGATCATGCGTGCAGGCGAAGGCAAGATCCTGCGCAAGCTGCACCGCATCGCGGACCAGGTCAACTCCATCGAAGAGGACTTCGTCGACCTCTCCGACGCCGAGCTGCGGGCCCTCACCGATGAGTACAAGCAGCGGTACGCCGACGGTGAGAGCCTGGACGACCTGCTCCCCGAGGCGTTCGCCACCGTCCGCGAGGCCGCCAAGCGCGTCCTGGGCCAGCGTCACTACGACGTGCAGCTGATGGGCGGCGCCGCGCTGCACCTCGGCTACGTGGCCGAGATGAAGACCGGTGAGGGCAAGACGCTCGTCGGCACCCTGCCCGCGTACCTGAACGCGCTGTCCGGCGACGGCGTGCACATCGTCACGGTCAACGACTACCTGGCCGAGCGCGACTCCGAGATGATGGGCCGCGTCCACAAGTTCCTGGGCCTCGACGTCGGCGTCATCCTCGCCAACATGACGCCGGCCCAGCGCCGCGAGCAGTACGGCTGCGACATCACCTACGGCACGAACAACGAGTTCGGCTTCGACTACCTGCGCGACAACATGGCGTGGTCGAAGGACGAGCTGGTGCAGCGCGGCCACAACTTCGCCATCGTGGACGAGGTCGACTCCATCCTGGTGGACGAGGCGCGTACCCCGCTGATCATCTCCGGCCCGGCCGACCAGGCCACCAAGTGGTACGGCGACTTCGCCAAGCTGGTCCTGCGCCTGAAGAAGGGCGAGGCGGGCAACCCGCTCAAGGGCGTCGAGGAGACCGGCGACTACGACGTCGACGAGAAGAAGCGCACGGTCGCGATCCACGAGTCCGGTGTCAGCAAGGTCGAGGACTGGCTGGGCATCGACAACCTCTACGAGTCGGTGAACACCCCGCTCGTCGGTTACCTGAACAACGCCATCAAGGCGAAGGAACTGTTCAAGAAGGACAAGGACTACGTCGTCATCGACGGCGAGGTCATGATCGTCGACGAGCACACCGGCCGTATCCTCGCCGGCCGCCGCTACAACGAGGGCATGCACCAGGCGATCGAGGCGAAGGAAGGGGTGGAGATCAAGGACGAGAACCAGACGCTCGCCACCATCACCCTCCAGAACTTCTTCCGCCTCTACAAGAAGCTCTCCGGCATGACCGGTACGGCGATGACCGAGGCCGCCGAGTTCCACCAGATCTACAAGCTCGGCGTGGTCCCCATCCCGACCAACAGGCCGATGATCCGCAAGGACCAGTCCGACCTGATCTACCGCACCGAGGTGGCCAAGTTCGAGGCGGTCGTCGACGACATCGCCGAGAAGCACGAGAAGGGCCAGCCGATCCTCGTCGGCACCACCTCCGTCGAGAAGTCCGAGTACCTCTCGCAGCAGCTCAGCAAGCGGGGCATCCAGCACGAGGTGCTGAACGCCAAGCACCACGAGCGTGAGGCGTCGATCGTCGCCCAGGCCGGCCGCAAGGGCGCCGTGACGGTCGCCACCAACATGGCCGGCCGTGGTACGGACATCAAGCTCGGCGGCAACCCCGAGGACCTCGCCGAGGCGGAGCTGCGCCAGCGCGGTCTCGACCCCGAGGAGCACATCGAGGAGTGGGCCGCGGCCCTGCCCGCCGCCCTGGAGAAGGCCGAGCAGGCCGTCAAGGCGGAGAAGGAGGAGGTGGAGGCGCTCGGCGGCCTCTACGTCCTCGGCACCGAGCGGCACGAGTCGCGGCGCATCGACAACCAGCTGCGCGGTCGTTCCGGCCGTCAGGGCGACCCCGGCGAGTCCCGCTTCTACCTCTCCCTCGGCGACGACCTGATGCGTCTGTTCAAGGCCCAGATGGTCGAGCGCGTGATGTCCATGGCCAACGTGCCGGACGACGTGCCGATCGAGAACAAGATGGTCACCCGCGCGATCGCCTCGGCGCAGTCGCAGGTCGAGCAGCAGAACTTCGAGACCCGCAAGAACGTCCTGAAGTACGACGAGGTGCTCAACCGGCAGCGCGAGGTCATCTACGGCGAGCGCCGGCGCGTGCTGGAGGGCGAGGACCTGCACGAGCAGATCCAGCACTTCATGGACGACACCATCGACGCGTACGTCGCCGCGGAGACCGCCGAGGGCTTCCCCGAGGACTGGGACCTGGACCGGCTGTGGGGCGCCTTCAAGCAGCTCTACCCGGTGAAGGTCACCATCGAGGAGCTGGAGGACGCGGCCGGCGACCGGGCCGGTCTGACCGCCGAGTTCATCTCGGAGTCCATCAAGGAGGACATCCACGAGCAGTACGAGGCCCGCGAGGCGCAGCTCGGCTCCGAGATCATGCGCGAGCTGGAGCGGCGGGTCGTGCTGTCGGTCCTCGACCGCAAGTGGCGCGAGCACCTCTACGAGATGGACTACCTCCAGGAGGGCATCGGCCTGCGCGCGATGGCGCAGAAGGACCCGCTGGTCGAGTACCAGCGCGAGGGCTTCGACATGTTCACCGCGATGATGGAGGGCATCAAGGAGGAGTCCGTCGGCTACCTGTTCAACCTGGAGGTCCAGGTGGAGCAGCAGGTCGAGGAGGTGCCGGTCGAGGAGGCCGAGCCGGTCGGCGAGGGCGTCCAGGACGCGGTGCCGGCGCAGGCGGGCGCGGGCCGTCCCGAGATCCGCGCGAAGGGGCTCGACGTCCCGCAGCGCCGGGACCTGCACTTCTCCGCGCCCACGGTGGACGGCGAGGGCGGCATCGTCGAGCGGGACCTGGAGGACGACGGCCCGGTGCGTTCCGAGTCGGACGGGCTGACCCGGGCGGAGCGCCGTAAGCAGGCGAAGGGCGGGCGGCGTCGCAAGAAGTGA
- a CDS encoding LpqB family beta-propeller domain-containing protein, with translation MGADREGGARRRPWRAAAYTALGVVLLAGCASMPDSGDLRDVESTPRQDTGVRVFAMPPADDATPGEIMQGFLEALTSDDPAYDTARKYLTTDAARTWRPEQSATVLANGPSIETDCRAGNREVTNSITCVLTGSRVATVDARQAYQPADGTYRKKVHLVRDAKTGQWRIDELPDGVVMGKSDFQRNYTSVDKYYFASGTSVGDAGEPVAVADPVFVRSKVDPMTQMVGSLLKGPTSWLDPVVRSSFPTGTALQKGVSGLAPDDQNRLTVPLNLKESQVSAAKCTEMATQVLLTLRNLAPTLESVELQGIGGHRLCDLTEERAESAAWHGSAKRPEYLYYVDGKRRLVRMPSGSTGTGSVPVPGVLGEGDRTLQSVAVSRDEHSVAAVDDDGASLHVTPLTSDGTLGTALVTSKGATPDERLTTPSWDARGDLWVADRDRGAPALYVVERGVAKAEKVAVPDLPGDIKDVRVAADGVRVALVVEKDGKQSLLIGRIERDDRTGEGPSVVELRSAAPDLEQVSAMTWAGDSRLLVVGQEQGGVQQMRYVQVDGATLDGPAPGALPGVKAITASEDDRVPLVAYSDDGIVRLPSGAQWQKVDKDGTAPVYPG, from the coding sequence GTGGGCGCTGACCGCGAGGGGGGCGCCCGGCGGCGGCCATGGCGCGCGGCGGCGTACACCGCCTTGGGGGTCGTTCTGCTGGCGGGGTGCGCCTCGATGCCCGACAGCGGTGATCTGCGGGACGTGGAGTCCACGCCCCGGCAGGACACCGGGGTGCGCGTGTTCGCCATGCCGCCGGCCGACGATGCCACCCCGGGCGAGATCATGCAGGGCTTCCTGGAGGCGCTGACCAGCGACGATCCCGCGTACGACACGGCGCGCAAGTACCTGACGACCGACGCCGCGCGCACCTGGCGGCCGGAGCAGTCGGCCACGGTCCTCGCGAACGGGCCGAGCATCGAGACCGACTGCCGCGCCGGCAACCGGGAGGTGACCAACAGCATCACCTGTGTGCTCACCGGCAGCCGGGTGGCCACGGTCGACGCCCGGCAGGCGTACCAGCCCGCCGACGGCACCTACCGCAAGAAGGTGCACCTCGTGCGGGACGCCAAGACCGGGCAGTGGCGCATCGACGAGCTGCCCGACGGCGTGGTCATGGGCAAGTCGGACTTCCAGCGCAACTACACGTCCGTCGACAAGTACTACTTCGCCTCCGGCACGTCGGTCGGGGACGCCGGGGAACCGGTCGCGGTCGCCGATCCGGTGTTCGTGCGCAGCAAGGTCGACCCGATGACGCAGATGGTCGGGTCGCTGCTGAAGGGGCCGACCAGCTGGCTCGATCCGGTGGTCCGCTCCAGTTTCCCGACCGGTACGGCCCTGCAGAAGGGCGTGTCCGGGCTGGCGCCGGACGACCAGAACCGGCTGACGGTGCCCCTGAACCTCAAGGAGTCCCAGGTCTCCGCGGCCAAGTGCACCGAGATGGCGACCCAGGTGCTGCTCACCCTGCGGAACCTGGCGCCGACCCTGGAGTCCGTGGAACTCCAGGGGATCGGCGGCCACCGGCTGTGCGACCTCACCGAGGAGCGCGCCGAGTCCGCCGCGTGGCACGGATCGGCGAAGCGGCCCGAATACCTGTACTACGTCGACGGCAAGCGCCGGCTGGTGCGGATGCCGAGCGGGAGCACCGGCACCGGTTCCGTGCCGGTGCCGGGCGTGCTCGGCGAGGGCGACCGGACGCTCCAGTCGGTGGCGGTGTCGCGGGACGAGCACAGCGTGGCCGCGGTCGACGACGACGGCGCGTCGCTGCACGTCACGCCGCTGACGTCGGACGGCACGCTCGGCACCGCGCTGGTCACCAGCAAGGGCGCGACCCCCGACGAGCGGCTGACCACTCCGAGCTGGGACGCCCGCGGCGACCTGTGGGTGGCCGACCGCGACCGCGGCGCCCCGGCGCTGTACGTCGTGGAGCGCGGCGTCGCCAAGGCGGAGAAGGTCGCCGTGCCGGATCTGCCCGGGGACATCAAGGACGTCCGGGTGGCCGCCGACGGCGTGCGCGTCGCGCTGGTCGTGGAGAAGGACGGCAAGCAGTCGCTGCTGATCGGCCGGATCGAGCGCGACGACCGGACCGGCGAGGGCCCCTCGGTGGTCGAACTCCGTTCCGCGGCGCCCGACTTGGAGCAGGTGAGCGCCATGACCTGGGCCGGTGACAGCAGACTGCTGGTGGTCGGCCAGGAGCAGGGCGGCGTGCAGCAGATGCGGTACGTGCAGGTCGACGGCGCCACCCTGGACGGTCCCGCGCCCGGCGCGCTGCCCGGGGTGAAGGCGATCACCGCGTCCGAGGACGACCGGGTGCCGCTGGTGGCCTACTCGGACGACGGGATCGTACGGCTGCCGAGCGGGGCGCAGTGGCAGAAGGTCGACAAGGACGGGACGGCACCGGTCTATCCCGGCTGA
- the mtrB gene encoding MtrAB system histidine kinase MtrB, with amino-acid sequence MSGDSAASDSGMPGDRPQRPVGRTAAGARVRRLFEGGLVQGGVQGSPVLRLFLRWVRRPLLPVMRLWRRNIQLRVVATTLVMSLGVVLLLGFVVIGQVRNGLLDAKVHASQSQATGGFAVAKQRADEASGTNGTGADTAPATADGSTDGTAGADGRPTQNVIQWMSDLVESLSSGGAGAFDVVTLPVGDDSGGGRSPRGSGNVNPTSSVPADLRDRVNSGTTAAQSYTRIVYSNGKDSQPALVIGKQVNDPNGRPYELYYLFPLTQEEKSLSLVKGTLATAGLFVVVLLGAIAWLVVRQVVTPVRMAAGIAERLSAGRLQERMKVTGEDDIARLGEAFNKMAQNLQGKIQQLEDLSRMQRRFVSDVSHELRTPLTTVRMAADVIHEAREDFDPVTARSAELLADQLDRFESLLADLLEISRFDAGAAALEAEPIDLREVVRRVVGGAEPLAERKGTRIRVVGDQQPVVAEADARRVERVLRNLVVNAVEHGEGRDVVVKMAAAGGAVAVAVRDYGVGLKPGEATRVFSRFWRADPARARTTGGTGLGLSIALEDARLHGGWLQAWGEPGGGSQFRLTLPRTADEPLRGSPIPLEPKDSRRNRGLAGSGTGRAGAEKRATVPAQQGGGHPPALPPRAPVPPAADPTALPGNGNGARVVPRHVRPEPGRPDPVRPEPRPEPARPEDPTEPGEAFRGR; translated from the coding sequence ATGTCCGGGGACAGTGCCGCTTCGGATTCCGGCATGCCCGGAGACCGTCCGCAGCGGCCTGTCGGCCGGACGGCGGCGGGTGCGCGCGTCAGGCGGCTCTTCGAGGGCGGGCTGGTGCAGGGCGGGGTACAGGGCAGCCCGGTCCTGCGGCTCTTCCTGCGCTGGGTGCGCCGGCCGCTGCTGCCGGTGATGCGGCTGTGGCGGCGCAACATCCAGCTCAGGGTCGTCGCCACCACCCTGGTGATGTCGCTGGGCGTGGTCCTGCTGCTCGGCTTCGTGGTGATCGGGCAGGTGCGCAACGGCCTGCTGGACGCGAAGGTGCATGCCTCGCAGAGCCAGGCCACGGGCGGTTTCGCGGTGGCCAAGCAGCGGGCCGACGAGGCGTCCGGCACCAACGGAACGGGTGCGGACACCGCGCCCGCCACCGCCGACGGCAGTACGGACGGCACCGCGGGTGCGGACGGACGGCCGACGCAGAACGTCATCCAGTGGATGAGCGACCTCGTGGAGTCGCTGTCCAGCGGCGGCGCGGGCGCCTTCGACGTGGTGACGCTGCCCGTCGGTGACGACAGCGGCGGCGGCCGCAGCCCGCGCGGCTCCGGGAACGTCAACCCGACCTCCAGCGTCCCCGCCGATCTGCGCGACCGGGTCAACAGCGGGACCACTGCCGCGCAGAGCTACACCCGGATCGTCTACTCCAACGGCAAGGACTCCCAGCCCGCGCTGGTCATCGGCAAGCAGGTCAACGACCCCAACGGACGGCCGTACGAGCTGTACTACCTCTTCCCGCTCACGCAGGAGGAGAAGTCGCTGAGCCTGGTCAAGGGCACCCTGGCGACCGCCGGGCTGTTCGTGGTCGTCCTGCTCGGCGCCATCGCGTGGCTGGTGGTGCGGCAGGTCGTCACGCCGGTGCGGATGGCGGCCGGGATCGCGGAGAGGCTGTCGGCCGGGCGTCTCCAGGAGCGGATGAAGGTGACCGGCGAGGACGACATCGCGCGCCTGGGCGAAGCCTTCAACAAGATGGCACAGAACCTCCAGGGCAAGATCCAGCAGCTGGAGGACCTGTCGCGGATGCAGCGCCGGTTCGTGTCGGACGTCTCCCACGAACTGCGCACCCCGCTGACCACCGTGCGCATGGCCGCCGATGTCATCCACGAGGCGCGCGAGGACTTCGACCCGGTGACCGCGCGCTCCGCCGAACTGCTCGCCGACCAGCTGGACCGGTTCGAGTCGCTGCTCGCCGACCTGCTGGAGATCAGCCGCTTCGACGCGGGCGCGGCGGCGCTGGAGGCCGAGCCGATCGATCTCAGGGAGGTCGTGCGGCGCGTGGTCGGTGGCGCCGAGCCGCTCGCCGAGCGCAAGGGCACGCGGATACGCGTGGTCGGCGACCAGCAGCCCGTGGTCGCCGAGGCCGACGCCCGGCGGGTGGAGCGGGTCCTGCGCAACCTCGTCGTCAACGCCGTCGAGCACGGCGAGGGCAGGGACGTCGTCGTGAAGATGGCCGCGGCCGGCGGCGCGGTCGCCGTCGCGGTGCGCGACTACGGCGTCGGGCTCAAGCCCGGCGAGGCGACCCGCGTGTTCAGCCGCTTCTGGCGGGCCGACCCGGCACGCGCGCGCACCACGGGCGGCACCGGCCTCGGGCTGTCGATCGCCCTGGAGGACGCGCGGCTGCACGGCGGCTGGCTCCAGGCGTGGGGTGAGCCGGGCGGCGGGTCGCAGTTCCGGCTGACGCTGCCCCGAACCGCGGACGAGCCGCTGCGGGGATCGCCGATACCGCTGGAGCCCAAGGACTCGCGCCGCAACCGCGGCCTGGCCGGGTCCGGTACGGGCCGTGCGGGCGCGGAGAAGCGGGCGACCGTTCCGGCGCAGCAGGGCGGCGGTCACCCGCCCGCGCTGCCGCCGCGCGCCCCGGTCCCGCCCGCCGCCGACCCGACCGCGCTGCCGGGCAACGGCAACGGGGCGCGCGTGGTGCCCCGGCACGTACGGCCCGAACCCGGACGACCCGATCCCGTACGACCGGAGCCCCGGCCGGAACCGGCGCGCCCGGAGGACCCGACCGAGCCAGGGGAGGCATTTCGTGGGCGCTGA
- a CDS encoding response regulator yields MADTFGPMRSEEADDTDDGVLGTAPDGGPPRGEPIRVLVVDDHALFRRGLEIVLAAEEDIQVVGEAGDGAEAVDKAADLLPDIVLMDVRMPRRGGIEACTSIKEVAPSAKIIMLTISDEEADLYDAIKAGATGYLLKEISTDEVATAIRAVADGQSQISPSMASKLLTEFKSMIQRTDERRLVPAPRLTDRELEVLKLVATGMNNRDIAKELFISENTVKNHVRNILEKLQLHSRMEAVVYAMREKILEIR; encoded by the coding sequence ATGGCGGACACCTTCGGACCGATGCGGAGCGAGGAGGCCGACGACACCGACGACGGTGTACTCGGCACGGCCCCCGACGGGGGCCCGCCACGCGGGGAACCGATCAGAGTCCTGGTGGTGGACGACCACGCCCTGTTCCGGCGCGGACTGGAGATCGTGCTCGCGGCCGAGGAGGACATCCAGGTCGTCGGCGAGGCGGGGGACGGCGCCGAGGCCGTGGACAAGGCGGCCGACCTGCTGCCGGACATCGTGCTGATGGACGTCCGGATGCCCCGGCGCGGCGGGATCGAGGCCTGCACCTCCATCAAGGAGGTCGCTCCCAGCGCGAAGATCATCATGCTGACGATCAGCGACGAGGAGGCCGACCTCTACGACGCGATCAAGGCGGGCGCCACCGGATATCTGCTCAAGGAGATCTCCACCGACGAGGTGGCCACCGCCATTCGCGCGGTCGCCGACGGGCAGTCGCAGATCAGCCCGTCCATGGCGTCGAAACTCCTCACCGAGTTCAAGTCGATGATCCAGCGCACCGACGAGCGCCGGCTGGTGCCGGCGCCCCGGTTGACGGACCGTGAGCTGGAAGTCCTCAAACTCGTCGCCACCGGCATGAACAACCGGGATATCGCCAAGGAGTTGTTCATCTCCGAGAACACGGTGAAGAACCACGTCCGCAATATCCTGGAGAAGCTCCAGCTGCACTCCCGGATGGAGGCCGTGGTCTACGCGATGCGGGAGAAGATCCTGGAGATCCGCTGA
- a CDS encoding winged helix-turn-helix domain-containing protein — MTTLPRPTTTLTADDARRIALRAQGLLGAPDRRAGVRGVLRHLGAVQLDTISVLARSHELVPYARLGAVGRKTVENAYWKDVHAFEYWSHAACILPIEEWPHFAFRRRAYRNRPHWNHELPDGTYEQVVKQLRVEGPLTATELGGAKRTSEWWDWSGTKVAVERALMYGEVVCVERRGWKRVYDLAERAVPAELLHDELDDAECLRRLVRLAGESLGVGTRADIADYHRLKGEQVDAVIADSGLVPVEVEGWGKPAWADPAALVAPPRGRHRTTLLSPFDSLIWERARTERVFGFTHRLEAYVPKPKRVYGYFAMPVLAGGRLVGRVDPAREGRTLVARQVTLDGPKAVPAVAQALAEAATWVDCTDVRVERVDPPALRAPLTAELARTVG, encoded by the coding sequence ATGACGACCCTGCCGCGCCCGACCACCACGCTCACCGCGGACGACGCCCGCCGCATCGCCCTGCGGGCCCAGGGACTGCTCGGCGCGCCCGACCGGCGCGCCGGGGTCCGGGGGGTGCTGCGCCATCTCGGCGCGGTCCAGCTCGACACCATCTCCGTCCTGGCCCGCTCCCATGAACTCGTGCCGTACGCCCGCCTCGGCGCGGTCGGCCGCAAGACGGTCGAGAACGCCTACTGGAAGGACGTGCACGCTTTCGAGTACTGGTCGCACGCGGCCTGCATCCTGCCCATCGAGGAATGGCCGCACTTCGCCTTCCGCCGCCGCGCCTACCGCAACCGCCCGCACTGGAACCACGAACTCCCCGACGGCACCTACGAACAGGTCGTCAAGCAGCTGCGCGTCGAAGGCCCGCTGACCGCGACCGAGCTGGGCGGCGCCAAGCGCACCAGCGAGTGGTGGGACTGGTCCGGCACCAAGGTCGCGGTGGAACGGGCGCTGATGTACGGCGAGGTGGTGTGCGTCGAACGGCGCGGCTGGAAGCGGGTGTACGACCTCGCCGAACGCGCCGTCCCCGCCGAACTGCTGCACGACGAGCTGGACGACGCCGAGTGCCTGCGCCGCCTGGTCCGGCTGGCCGGTGAGTCCCTGGGCGTGGGCACCCGCGCGGACATCGCCGACTACCACCGGCTCAAGGGCGAGCAGGTGGACGCGGTGATCGCGGACTCGGGTCTGGTGCCGGTCGAGGTCGAGGGCTGGGGGAAGCCGGCCTGGGCGGACCCGGCGGCCCTGGTGGCACCGCCGCGCGGCCGCCACCGCACCACCCTGCTGTCCCCGTTCGACTCGCTGATCTGGGAACGGGCGCGCACGGAGCGCGTCTTCGGCTTCACCCACCGCCTGGAGGCGTACGTCCCCAAGCCCAAGCGGGTGTACGGCTACTTCGCGATGCCGGTGCTCGCGGGCGGCCGGCTGGTCGGGCGTGTCGACCCGGCCCGGGAGGGCCGCACCCTGGTCGCCCGGCAGGTCACCCTGGACGGCCCCAAGGCGGTCCCGGCGGTCGCCCAGGCCCTGGCCGAGGCCGCGACCTGGGTGGACTGCACCGACGTCCGGGTGGAGCGGGTGGACCCGCCCGCCCTGCGCGCCCCGCTGACCGCGGAACTCGCGCGCACCGTCGGGTGA
- a CDS encoding GNAT family N-acetyltransferase, with the protein MEPVTLTTGRLRLRAVGPEDTEAVFEAAQDADIRRWTTIPSPYLPEHARGFTHEMVPDGWALGSMFTFGIFLAGGELAGMLSLTMHTPATAEIGFWATKEHRGHGYVTEAVLTACRWIFTGRGVDRVEWRAEIGNHASRAVAERAGFVLEGTLRSAISNKGVRRDCWVGSLLPSDLGLPSTAPYLPGPVR; encoded by the coding sequence ATGGAACCCGTCACGCTCACCACCGGCCGGCTGCGGCTGCGCGCCGTCGGCCCCGAGGACACCGAGGCGGTGTTCGAGGCCGCCCAGGACGCCGACATCCGGCGCTGGACCACGATCCCCTCCCCGTATCTGCCGGAACACGCCCGCGGCTTCACGCACGAGATGGTCCCGGACGGCTGGGCCCTGGGTTCGATGTTCACCTTCGGGATCTTCCTCGCCGGCGGGGAGCTGGCCGGCATGCTCAGCCTCACGATGCACACGCCGGCCACCGCGGAGATCGGCTTCTGGGCCACCAAGGAGCACCGCGGCCACGGCTATGTCACGGAGGCCGTGCTCACCGCCTGCCGCTGGATCTTCACCGGCCGGGGCGTCGACCGTGTGGAGTGGCGCGCCGAGATCGGCAACCACGCCTCGCGCGCGGTGGCCGAGCGCGCCGGCTTCGTCCTGGAAGGCACCCTGCGCTCCGCGATCAGCAACAAGGGGGTGCGGCGGGACTGCTGGGTCGGCTCCCTGCTCCCCTCGGACCTCGGCCTGCCGTCCACCGCCCCGTACCTGCCGGGTCCGGTGCGATGA
- the hpf gene encoding ribosome hibernation-promoting factor, HPF/YfiA family: MDIVVKGRKTEVPERFRKHVADKLKLEKIQKLDGKVISLDVEVSKEPNPRQADRCDRVEITLRSRGPVIRAEAAASDPYAALDLAAEKLEARLRKQHDKRFSRRGARRISAAEVPDHVPGVATLNGNGLPVGEEETDGVPTKKIGSLEVKGEGPLVVREKTHVASPMSLDQALYEMELVGHDFYLFVDSETKEPSVVYRRHAYDYGVIHLSTDPMVAEAQPPAAGGTLGG; the protein is encoded by the coding sequence GTGGACATCGTCGTCAAGGGCCGCAAGACCGAGGTGCCCGAGCGGTTCCGCAAGCACGTGGCCGACAAGCTGAAGCTGGAGAAGATCCAGAAGCTCGACGGCAAGGTGATCAGCCTCGACGTCGAGGTGTCCAAGGAGCCCAACCCCCGACAGGCCGACCGCTGCGACCGGGTGGAGATCACGCTCCGCTCCCGTGGCCCGGTGATCCGGGCGGAGGCGGCGGCCAGCGATCCGTACGCGGCACTCGACCTGGCGGCGGAGAAGCTGGAGGCGCGGCTGCGCAAGCAGCACGACAAGCGGTTCTCGCGCCGTGGCGCACGCCGGATCTCGGCGGCGGAGGTTCCCGACCACGTCCCTGGTGTGGCGACACTGAACGGAAACGGCCTCCCCGTGGGGGAGGAGGAGACGGACGGAGTGCCGACCAAGAAGATCGGCTCGCTGGAGGTCAAGGGCGAAGGCCCCCTGGTCGTCCGCGAGAAGACCCACGTCGCCTCCCCGATGAGCCTGGACCAGGCCCTCTACGAGATGGAACTGGTCGGCCACGACTTCTACTTGTTCGTCGACTCCGAGACGAAGGAGCCGAGCGTCGTCTACCGGCGTCACGCCTACGACTACGGCGTGATCCACCTCAGCACCGACCCGATGGTCGCCGAGGCGCAGCCCCCCGCGGCAGGGGGCACGCTGGGCGGCTGA